The proteins below come from a single Dasypus novemcinctus isolate mDasNov1 chromosome 22, mDasNov1.1.hap2, whole genome shotgun sequence genomic window:
- the LOC101441978 gene encoding olfactory receptor 2W1, whose amino-acid sequence MDKSNYSSPHGFILLGFADHPKLEVMLSGVVTIFYLITLVGNTAIILATLLDSHLHTPMYFFLRNLSFLDLCFTTSIIPQMLVNLWGPDKSISWGGCIVQLYVYMWLGSTECLLLAAMSYDRFTAICKPLHYLVIMSPHLCLRMITIVWGISLANSVVLCTLTLHLPRCGNNILDHFLCELPAMVKLACVDTTTVELSVFALGIIIVLTPLMLILISYGYIAQAVLRMRSKAGQRKAINTCGSHLTVVSIFYGAIIYLYLQPGNSASKDQGKFFTLFYTIVTPSLNPLIYTLRNKDMKDALKKLMRVEHKAAKMRRNWKS is encoded by the coding sequence ATGGACAAAAGCAACTATAGTTCTCCCCATGGTTTTATTCTGCTTGGCTTCGCTGACCACCCCAAGCTGGAGGTGATGCTCTCAGGAGTTGTCACCATCTTCTACCTAATCACATTGGTGGGTAACACGGCCATCATTCTGGCTACACTcctggactcccatctccacacaccaATGTACTTCTTCCTCAGGAATTTATCTTTCCTGGATCTATGTTTCACCACCAGCATCATCCCCCAGATGCTGGTCAACTTGTGGGGGCCTGACAAGAGCATCAGCTGGGGGGGCTGCATCGTTCAACTCTACGTTTACATGTGGCTGGGCTCCACGGAGTGCCTCCTCCTGGCAGCGATGTCCTACGACCGCTTCACGGCCATTTGTAAGCCCTTGCACTACTTGGTCATCATGAGCCCTCATCTGTGCCTCAGGATGATTACCATTGTCTGGGGCATTAGTTTGGCCAATTCTGTAGTTTTATGTACACTCACCCTGCATTTGCCTAGATGTGGAAACAATATTCTGGACCATTTCTTGTGTGAGTTGCCTGCTATGGTCAAACTAGCCTGTGTAGACACCACAACCGTTGAACTGTCTGTTTTTGCTTTAGGTATCATCATTGTCCTTACCCCCCTCATGCTTATTCTTATATCGTATGGCTACATTGCCCAAGCTGTGCTGAGAATGAGGTCAAAAGCAGGCCAACGAAAAGCAATTAATACCTGTGGCTCTCATCTCACTGTGGTGTCTATCTTCTATGGAGCTATTATCTACTTGTACCTGCAGCCGGGTAACAGTGCCTCCAAAGACCAGGGCAAGTTCTTCACGCTCTTCTACACCATCGTCACTCCAAGTCTCAATCCCCTCATCTACACATTAAGAAACAAGGACATGAAGGATGCACTGAAGAAACTGATGAGGGTGGAGCACAAAGCTGCAAAGATGAGGAGGAACTGGAAgtcatag